The Emcibacter nanhaiensis genome window below encodes:
- a CDS encoding M20 family metallopeptidase: MEPTTQIPFTQEQKRWYDQACEKLDQDRLKKLLFDLTDIHSPTGATADASQFMTSYMSNMGMKAAYHPMNDISGNTLGELRGTGDGATLLLYAPIDTHLEGDESDYPWAGPKQYVDLKPQAKMVDDWVYGLGSSNPKAMVATLTEVVNALIDADVPLVGDINLGFADGGMPVTIPWRDNAGMSNGVEHLINRGMAPDYAIIMKPWNWVYHEEPGMGWFKVTVWGTLGYAGVPRGLPDFRSSIVPAAGFILELEDWLQEYTERNTSGVIRPDGWISAVRAGWPERPAFPSAATEIYFDVRINPRTSPGEVKAQVASFMRDIQAKHPDLEVEWEMYGSTPGGTTDPDNWIIQSARRGWEHIEGENYRDPDLLGGQTDGAALRRMGIPTARMGWPWPAEGSPEEIAEGLGGMGATYVPDLMPCAQKILYAVIDTCTRKRSETGL, encoded by the coding sequence ATGGAACCGACAACACAGATACCTTTCACGCAAGAACAGAAGCGCTGGTACGACCAGGCATGTGAAAAGCTGGACCAGGATCGCCTGAAGAAGCTTCTGTTTGACCTGACCGATATTCACAGTCCGACCGGGGCTACAGCCGACGCCAGCCAGTTTATGACGTCCTATATGAGCAATATGGGCATGAAGGCCGCCTACCATCCCATGAATGACATCTCAGGCAACACGCTGGGCGAATTGCGGGGCACCGGCGACGGCGCGACCCTGCTGCTTTACGCACCGATCGATACCCATCTCGAAGGAGATGAAAGCGATTATCCCTGGGCCGGTCCGAAACAGTATGTGGACCTGAAACCGCAGGCGAAAATGGTTGATGACTGGGTTTACGGGCTCGGTTCTTCCAACCCCAAGGCCATGGTGGCGACCCTGACCGAGGTGGTCAATGCCCTGATCGATGCGGACGTTCCTTTGGTCGGCGATATCAATCTGGGCTTTGCCGACGGCGGCATGCCGGTCACCATTCCCTGGCGCGATAATGCCGGGATGTCAAACGGCGTGGAGCATCTGATTAACCGCGGCATGGCGCCGGATTACGCCATTATCATGAAACCCTGGAACTGGGTATATCATGAGGAGCCGGGCATGGGCTGGTTCAAGGTCACGGTCTGGGGCACTCTGGGGTATGCCGGTGTGCCGCGCGGCCTGCCGGACTTCAGGAGTTCCATTGTTCCGGCCGCCGGTTTCATTCTCGAACTCGAGGACTGGCTCCAGGAATATACCGAACGCAACACTTCCGGCGTAATCCGGCCCGACGGCTGGATTTCGGCAGTGCGTGCCGGCTGGCCCGAGCGTCCGGCCTTTCCCTCTGCCGCTACGGAAATCTATTTCGACGTTCGCATCAATCCACGTACCAGCCCGGGCGAAGTCAAGGCGCAGGTAGCCAGCTTCATGCGGGATATTCAGGCGAAACATCCCGATCTCGAAGTGGAGTGGGAAATGTATGGCTCTACACCGGGTGGCACCACTGATCCCGACAACTGGATTATCCAGTCTGCCCGTCGCGGCTGGGAACATATTGAGGGTGAAAATTATCGTGACCCGGATTTGCTCGGCGGTCAGACAGACGGCGCTGCCCTGCGGCGCATGGGCATTCCCACAGCACGTATGGGCTGGCCCTGGCCGGCAGAGGGCTCCCCGGAAGAAATAGCCGAAGGGCTTGGCGGCATGGGGGCCACCTATGTGCCGGACCTTATGCCCTGCGCTCAAAAAATACTCTATGCGGTGATCGATACCTGCACCCGCAAGCGTTCAGAAACAGGTCTCTAG
- a CDS encoding amidase has translation MSDLFRLSATKAARAIARGELTSEALVTSCLERIEAREGTVRAWAYVAAEQALAEARERDRSAASGPLHGVPVGIKDVIDTADMPTDYGSDAFDGFQPREDAECVRLLKEAGAIILGKTVTAEFATYRPGPTRNPHNPDHTPGGSSSGSAAAVADFHVPLTLGTQTAGSVIRPASFCGVIGFKPTRKRYDTGGMVDTAHHLDTLGGFGRAVEDLELLDSVLGSETKDIEPTSEPPRIGLYRSGAWNQASPETQKLFFETADVLRDAGAELMGVEGSELFDRLGEAQRLIHMREAWICLGPVVEKHADRISDVLKQFIAAGRDLPAEKYLEALDIQKVCVNEQDSLFGECDFLLTPSAPGIAPYGIDSTGDPVFNRMWTALGTPCLGFPVKEGEKGLPIGLQIIGRQGQDREILGFGHWMVNVAGRWQSKL, from the coding sequence ATGAGTGACCTCTTCAGACTTTCTGCGACAAAAGCCGCCCGGGCCATCGCCCGGGGGGAACTCACCTCGGAAGCCCTGGTTACCTCTTGTCTTGAACGTATTGAAGCGCGGGAAGGGACAGTGCGGGCCTGGGCCTATGTGGCCGCGGAACAGGCTCTGGCCGAAGCGCGGGAAAGAGACCGTTCTGCTGCCAGCGGTCCGTTGCACGGCGTCCCGGTCGGGATCAAGGATGTGATTGATACGGCGGATATGCCGACCGACTACGGCAGTGATGCTTTCGACGGTTTCCAGCCAAGGGAAGACGCCGAATGTGTCCGGCTGCTGAAGGAAGCCGGGGCCATAATTCTCGGCAAGACTGTCACTGCCGAATTCGCCACCTATCGTCCGGGGCCGACCCGCAATCCCCATAATCCGGATCATACGCCGGGGGGATCCTCCAGCGGATCTGCCGCGGCGGTGGCGGACTTTCATGTCCCCCTGACACTTGGCACCCAGACGGCGGGGTCGGTTATCCGGCCGGCGTCTTTCTGCGGGGTGATCGGTTTCAAGCCGACCCGCAAGCGCTATGACACCGGTGGTATGGTCGATACCGCCCATCATCTGGACACGCTTGGCGGTTTTGGTCGGGCGGTGGAAGACCTGGAACTGCTCGACAGTGTTCTCGGGAGCGAGACAAAGGATATCGAGCCGACGTCTGAACCGCCGAGGATCGGGCTCTACCGGTCAGGGGCCTGGAACCAGGCCAGCCCGGAAACCCAGAAACTATTTTTTGAAACCGCGGATGTTCTGCGGGACGCCGGCGCCGAGCTGATGGGGGTAGAGGGCAGTGAGCTGTTCGATCGTCTCGGGGAAGCCCAGCGCCTGATTCACATGCGGGAAGCCTGGATTTGCCTCGGTCCCGTTGTGGAAAAGCATGCTGACAGGATCAGCGATGTCCTCAAGCAATTCATTGCCGCGGGGCGCGATCTGCCGGCCGAAAAATATCTCGAGGCACTGGATATCCAGAAAGTCTGCGTGAACGAACAGGATAGTCTGTTCGGCGAATGTGATTTTCTGCTGACCCCTTCCGCACCGGGGATTGCCCCCTATGGCATCGATAGCACCGGAGATCCCGTCTTTAACCGGATGTGGACTGCGCTTGGTACGCCCTGTCTCGGATTCCCTGTGAAGGAAGGGGAGAAGGGGCTTCCGATCGGCCTGCAGATTATCGGCCGGCAGGGGCAGGACAGGGAAATTCTCGGCTTCGGTCACTGGATGGTCAATGTGGCCGGCCGCTGGCAAAGCAAACTGTAA